From a single Clostridium isatidis genomic region:
- a CDS encoding CarD family transcriptional regulator, with product MFKINDYVVYGTIGVCKITDITKGKYLGSLETEYYVLQPVFNNKMVIKTPVDNKKVIMRSILTKNDVLALIDTMPYIEAVPVDNDRERSEICKAALKTADSREWLKVIKILKKEEEEKKAVGKKLNRIDEEIMKEAKRQLFEEFAIALDILPEEVHKYIIKHTS from the coding sequence ATGTTTAAGATCAATGATTATGTTGTATATGGGACAATAGGTGTATGTAAGATTACTGATATTACTAAGGGAAAATATCTAGGTTCTTTAGAAACTGAATATTATGTTTTACAGCCTGTATTTAATAATAAGATGGTTATTAAAACTCCGGTAGATAATAAAAAAGTTATTATGAGAAGTATTTTAACTAAAAATGATGTTTTAGCATTAATAGATACTATGCCTTACATAGAAGCTGTTCCTGTCGATAATGATAGAGAAAGAAGTGAAATTTGCAAGGCTGCTCTTAAAACAGCAGACAGCCGAGAGTGGTTAAAGGTAATTAAGATTTTAAAGAAAGAAGAAGAGGAAAAAAAGGCAGTTGGTAAAAAATTAAATAGAATTGATGAAGAAATTATGAAGGAAGCAAAAAGACAATTATTTGAAGAATTTGCAATAGCTTTAGATATTTTACCAGAAGAAGTTCATAAATATATTATTAAACATACTTCTTAA
- a CDS encoding uracil-xanthine permease family protein, with translation MTTKSTNNQVMGYLPDERPPFFELILFALQQIVVMFPATVLVALITGFHVSTTIFASGLATLGFILITGKKLPLYYGSSFSYIAAIASIMSADAFASYTLNDKISIAQFGIVMSGFVSIIAGLIIKKSGKKFIEKVLPATVTGSIAIIIGLSLAANAMGNAAAIPAGVAEADQAMASGYAWIIALVTLLSTIIYSVYLKGKLSQLPILFGLLTGYLTALVIGKTTGIPFVNFNTVETNSIFSMPIFTFPKPSWEALIAIMPIAIATIPESTAHVYQLHTYVNDLAKKKGSKKVYEIEDKLGLNLIGDGMGDIISGLIGGPAGTNYGENISTMAISKNFSVPVLMAAAVITMIISCFTPLINVIYSIPTSVIGGLSIYLYGVIGAQGVTIMMDKKVDMFSSKNLAVIAVILIVGLGGNYAFEGGMIPMFGIELPALATAAVVGIVLNLILSIGNKEEVSVNEETKVIDEDIQVDLV, from the coding sequence ATGACAACAAAATCAACAAACAATCAAGTAATGGGCTATTTACCAGATGAAAGGCCACCATTCTTTGAACTTATCTTATTTGCACTTCAACAAATAGTAGTAATGTTTCCTGCTACAGTTCTAGTAGCATTAATTACAGGTTTTCATGTTTCAACAACAATTTTTGCAAGTGGTCTTGCAACTTTAGGATTTATTTTAATTACAGGAAAGAAACTTCCATTATACTATGGTTCAAGTTTTTCATATATAGCAGCAATAGCTTCAATAATGAGTGCGGATGCCTTTGCTAGTTATACATTAAATGATAAAATTTCAATAGCTCAATTTGGTATTGTAATGTCCGGTTTTGTTTCAATAATAGCTGGATTAATAATAAAGAAAAGTGGAAAGAAGTTCATAGAAAAAGTTCTTCCAGCAACAGTAACAGGTAGTATAGCAATTATTATAGGATTATCATTAGCTGCAAATGCAATGGGAAATGCAGCTGCAATTCCAGCAGGTGTTGCTGAAGCAGATCAAGCTATGGCATCAGGTTATGCCTGGATAATAGCTTTAGTAACATTATTATCAACTATAATATATTCAGTTTATCTAAAGGGTAAACTTAGCCAACTTCCAATTTTATTTGGACTTTTAACAGGATATTTAACAGCTTTAGTAATAGGAAAAACAACAGGAATACCATTTGTAAACTTTAATACAGTAGAAACAAACAGTATTTTTAGTATGCCAATATTTACATTCCCTAAGCCATCATGGGAAGCTTTAATTGCAATAATGCCTATAGCAATTGCAACTATACCAGAATCAACTGCTCACGTATATCAATTACACACTTATGTTAATGATTTAGCTAAGAAAAAAGGTTCTAAAAAGGTATATGAAATTGAAGATAAATTAGGGTTAAATCTAATTGGTGATGGTATGGGAGATATAATCTCAGGCTTAATTGGTGGACCAGCTGGTACAAACTATGGTGAAAATATTAGTACAATGGCAATATCAAAGAATTTCTCGGTACCAGTTTTAATGGCAGCAGCAGTAATAACAATGATCATTTCATGCTTTACACCATTAATAAATGTAATTTATTCTATACCAACATCAGTAATTGGAGGACTTTCAATATATCTTTATGGAGTTATAGGGGCACAAGGAGTAACAATAATGATGGATAAGAAAGTAGATATGTTTAGTTCTAAAAACTTAGCTGTTATAGCAGTAATATTAATAGTTGGATTAGGTGGAAATTATGCTTTCGAAGGCGGAATGATACCAATGTTTGGAATAGAACTTCCTGCTTTAGCAACAGCAGCTGTTGTAGGAATAGTTTTAAATCTTATCTTATCAATTGGTAATAAAGAAGAAGTTTCAGTAAATGAAGAAACTAAAGTAATTGATGAAGATATACAAGTAGATTTAGTATAG